The Megalops cyprinoides isolate fMegCyp1 chromosome 10, fMegCyp1.pri, whole genome shotgun sequence genome window below encodes:
- the plekha8 gene encoding pleckstrin homology domain-containing family A member 8 has protein sequence MEGILYKWTNYISGWQPRWFVLDGGTLSYYDSQEDAWKGCKGSIKISVCEIQVHPSDFTRMDLTIPGEQYFYLRAINAAERQKWLVALGTAKACLTDNRTKREKELQESTEALKTKMSELRLYCDLLLQQVNKIKESSQSEEPEAVLEGGEGMGPLVKSTCTTFLKTLEECMQIATRAFNPDLLTHSPPGSPPVAAIKPHKVKPVYQSSQSLVEKRKESSSSGSVTDVAHERPDPRPVTLDHSGPPPLETLKQPEGGSPAGEGHSHSEEAVDTHSQDGQDTSGTEQAEGGVEQGERADLSQQIQDQQEDSPTQPQDQQEVTPDQSEGGQEVSPAQPEEKQEKQEEVDTFFSTMSHRFSDIRLEDDSGIPTQPFLDSCYALVPVLDKLGPTVFAPVKIDFVGNIKKIHQKLVSDPECFPTLQSMVLHEVEMGVAQMRNSATEALLWLKRGLKFLKEFLSEVNAGERDIHGALNNAYGKTLRQYHGWVVRGVFALALRAAPSYGGFMAALVTKEGDELKEGFDSGMHRDLGVYLPAMEKQLAILDALYEEYGLESDEVV, from the exons ATGGAAGGAATACTCTATAAGTGGACTAATTATATAAGCG GCTGGCAGCCTCGCTGGTTTGTACTGGACGGAGGAACTCTGTCATATTACGATTCGCAAGAAGATGCGTGGAAGGGATGCAAGGGCAGCATCAAAATTTCAGTCTGTGAAATTCAAG TGCACCCCTCTGACTTCACACGAATGGACCTGACCATTCCAGGGGAACAGTATTTCTACCTCAGAGCCATCaatgcagcagagaggcagaaatgGCTGGTTGCATTGGGAACCGCAAAGGCCTGCCTGACAGATAATAGGActaagagagagaaag AACTCCAGGAGAGCACAGAGGCCCTGAAAACTAAGATGTCAGAGTTGAGACTGTATTGTGATCTCCTCTTGCAACAAGTGAACAAGATCAAGGAGAGTTCCCAGAGCGAGGAGCCAGAGGCGGTCTTGGAG GGTGGTGAGGGCATGGGACCCTTGGTGAAGTCCACCTGCACCACCTTTCTGAAGACCCTGGAGGAGTGCATGCAGATTGCTACCAGGGCCTTCAACCCTGACCTCCTGACCCACAGCCCGCCTGGGTCACCCCCTGTCGCCGCCATCAAGCCTCATAAG GTCAAACCTGTCTACCAATCAAGTCAAAGCCTGGTGGAAAA GAGGAAAGAGTCAAGCAGCTCAGGAAGTGTCACCGATGTGGCACACGAGAGACCAGACCCTCGACCTGTGACACTAGACCACTCCGGGCCACCTCCACTGGAAACACTGAAGCAGCCCGAGG GGGGAAGCCCAGCTGGGGAGGGGCACAGTCACTCTGAGGAGGCTGTGGACACACATTCCCAAGATGGCCAGGACACGTCTGGCACGGAGCAGGCTGAAGGAGGGGTGGAGCAGGGTGAGAGGGCAGACCTTTCCCAGCAAATCCAAGACCAGCAGGAGGACAGCCCCACCCAGCCCCAGGACCAACAGGAAGTCACCCCTGATCAGAGTGAGGGTGGGCAAGAAGTTAGCCCAGCCCAgccagaggaaaaacaggaaaaacaggaggaaGTGGACACCTTTTTCAGCACTATGAGTCACAG ATTTAGTGATATAAGACTGGAGGACGACAGTGGTATCCCCACACAGCCCTTTTTGGACTCTTGCTATGCTTTAGTGCCAGTATTAG ACAAACTGGGCCCCACTGTATTTGCTCCTGTTAAAATAGATTTTGTGGGCAATATTAAG AAGATCCATCAGAAGCTGGTGTCAGACCCAGAGTGCTTCCCTACACTGCAGTCCATGGTACTGCATGAGGTGGAGATGGGCGTGGCCCAGATGCGGAACTCCGCCACGGAGGCACTGCTGTGGCTGAAACGAGGCCTGAAGTTCCTCAAGGAGTTCCTGTCCGAAGTGAACGCGGGAGAGCGAGATATTCACGGCGCACTCA ACAATGCCTATGGAAAAACCCTGCGACAGTACCACGGATGGGTGGTGCGAGGTGTCTTTGCT CTGGCCCTAAGGGCTGCCCCGTCTTATGGAGGCTTCATGGCAGCGCTCGTGACCAAGGAGGGGGATGAGCTGAAGGAAGGCTTTGACTCGGGCATGCACAGGGACCTGGGGGTCTACCTGCCCGCGATGGAGAAGCAACTGGCCATCCTGGACGCTCTGTATGAAGAGTACGGTCTGGAGTCTGACGAGGTGGTGTGA